A stretch of Flavobacteriales bacterium DNA encodes these proteins:
- a CDS encoding T9SS type A sorting domain-containing protein codes for MTARYSFLPGILLLALNTAHAQAFSELDIGDVRARFFSNGRVAGGGSQSTSQYEVPIGEPASPLYAGGLWLGGQDANGGLRVSSTLYDSFGTMHFFPGPLKLNGTTDEATSATYDQVWRVSRAEVDAHHAYFLCLNDPGCDPSILFPNGYTIPASFTAWPAMGDIAAGYDAYLAPFHDFNQDGYYDPADGDAPCIMGDQALFSVFNDYLGVANGNTGLGVEVQQMPFAFNSSDPAISQSVFVSYRLINRSAQTYTSTMLGFFNDFDIGCASNDFIGCDPSRNLAYAYNWDNFDASCTGQAGYGVQPPAFGMAVIKGPLVEPDGSDDAQSNALPNWNGRGFGDGIIDNERYGLSHFMYFNSYSSSCCNDPATTVHAYNYLRGIWKDGTPMSYGGSGYDPDPDALLCAFMFPGDGDPVGAGTGGQVQAPWSETAQTPATPDRRGLMGMGAFTLEPGENMHLLFAYVYARASSGGPEASVVALRSRVDSVLAFAQTLPVWNVGETMAFGNGCADYTSVNVSEPHSTLQLALFPIPVSDAVHFQAPNDLAGGAFTLRDATGRTILRQRIQPDRNSIDVRALAEGVYLYEAVARNARHTGRILKE; via the coding sequence ATGACCGCTCGGTACTCCTTCCTGCCCGGCATTCTCCTGCTCGCGCTGAATACGGCCCATGCACAAGCCTTCTCCGAACTGGATATCGGTGACGTGCGCGCCCGGTTCTTCTCGAATGGCCGCGTAGCCGGTGGCGGCAGCCAGAGTACCTCCCAGTACGAGGTGCCCATTGGTGAACCCGCGAGCCCGCTCTATGCCGGCGGCCTCTGGCTCGGAGGACAGGATGCCAATGGCGGCTTGCGCGTCTCGAGCACGCTCTATGATTCTTTCGGCACCATGCACTTCTTCCCAGGGCCCCTCAAACTCAATGGCACAACGGACGAAGCCACTTCAGCGACCTACGACCAAGTGTGGCGCGTGAGCCGGGCCGAAGTGGATGCGCACCACGCATATTTCCTATGCCTGAATGACCCTGGCTGCGACCCATCCATCCTTTTCCCGAATGGATACACTATCCCGGCGTCCTTCACCGCTTGGCCCGCCATGGGCGATATAGCTGCGGGCTACGACGCATACCTCGCGCCATTCCACGACTTCAACCAAGATGGCTACTACGACCCGGCCGATGGCGATGCACCTTGCATCATGGGCGACCAAGCGCTCTTCAGCGTCTTCAATGACTACCTCGGCGTCGCGAACGGCAACACGGGCCTGGGGGTCGAAGTGCAACAGATGCCATTCGCGTTCAACAGCTCGGATCCTGCCATCAGCCAGTCCGTGTTCGTGTCCTACCGCCTGATCAACCGCAGCGCGCAGACCTACACCAGCACCATGCTCGGGTTCTTCAACGACTTCGATATCGGCTGCGCCAGCAACGACTTCATCGGCTGCGACCCATCGCGTAACCTGGCCTACGCCTACAATTGGGACAACTTCGATGCGAGTTGCACGGGCCAAGCCGGATATGGGGTGCAGCCACCGGCGTTCGGCATGGCTGTGATCAAAGGACCACTGGTCGAACCCGACGGGTCGGATGATGCGCAATCCAACGCGCTGCCCAATTGGAACGGCCGGGGCTTCGGCGATGGGATCATCGACAACGAGCGCTACGGGCTTTCTCACTTCATGTACTTCAACAGCTACTCATCATCCTGCTGCAACGACCCGGCAACGACGGTGCATGCCTACAACTACTTGCGCGGCATCTGGAAGGATGGTACGCCCATGAGCTATGGCGGGTCGGGCTACGATCCGGACCCTGATGCGCTGCTCTGCGCGTTCATGTTCCCCGGCGATGGCGACCCTGTAGGAGCGGGCACCGGTGGACAAGTGCAGGCGCCGTGGAGCGAAACCGCCCAGACACCAGCCACACCGGATCGCCGCGGACTCATGGGCATGGGAGCCTTCACGTTGGAACCCGGTGAGAACATGCACCTCCTATTCGCTTACGTGTATGCGCGCGCTTCGAGCGGCGGACCAGAAGCGAGTGTGGTTGCATTGCGCTCTCGCGTGGATAGCGTACTGGCGTTCGCGCAGACCCTGCCTGTTTGGAATGTCGGCGAGACAATGGCCTTCGGCAATGGTTGTGCGGATTACACCTCGGTGAATGTGAGTGAGCCGCATAGCACGCTCCAGCTCGCGCTCTTCCCCATCCCCGTTTCCGACGCGGTACACTTCCAAGCGCCGAACGACCTTGCTGGTGGTGCATTCACCCTGCGCGATGCCACGGGCCGCACTATCCTGCGGCAGCGCATACAGCCTGATCGCAACAGCATCGATGTGCGCGCGCTTGCGGAAGGCGTTTACCTCTACGAGGCCGTTGCAAGGAATGCACGGCACACGGGGCGCATCCTGAAGGAGTGA
- a CDS encoding response regulator transcription factor, with amino-acid sequence MSLRALIVDDEADARENLRMMLEEHCPEVQVVGQAGSAAEARQRIQELQPNALFLDIKMPGEDGFQLLASIAELDLPVVFTTAYDEYALKAFKENALDYLEKPIDHEELERAVKKMAKAAGELHSNQPSAIAALMKDPASPLSTRVAIPGRDGLVLLKQEDIMYLEANDSYTTVHLKDGKRSVSSKHIRVFEDNLDPKTFFRVHKSYIINLEHLKGFSRTEGNMAMLDNGTMIPVSRRRLPDFLGLINTF; translated from the coding sequence ATGTCACTGCGCGCGCTGATCGTTGACGACGAGGCCGATGCCCGGGAGAACCTCCGCATGATGCTCGAAGAGCATTGCCCCGAGGTGCAAGTGGTTGGACAAGCGGGGAGCGCTGCCGAGGCCCGACAGCGCATCCAGGAGCTGCAGCCCAATGCCCTCTTCCTCGATATCAAGATGCCCGGTGAGGATGGCTTCCAGCTGCTCGCCTCCATCGCGGAGCTCGATCTGCCGGTGGTCTTCACCACGGCCTATGATGAATACGCGCTCAAGGCCTTCAAGGAGAACGCGCTCGATTACCTGGAGAAGCCCATCGACCATGAGGAACTGGAGCGTGCGGTGAAGAAAATGGCGAAGGCTGCCGGAGAGCTCCATAGCAATCAGCCCTCGGCGATCGCGGCCCTGATGAAGGATCCGGCCTCACCCTTGAGCACGCGCGTGGCCATCCCCGGTCGCGATGGCCTGGTGCTGCTGAAGCAGGAGGACATCATGTACCTGGAGGCCAACGACAGCTATACCACCGTGCACTTGAAGGACGGCAAGCGCAGCGTGAGCAGCAAGCACATCCGGGTGTTCGAGGACAACCTGGACCCCAAGACCTTCTTCCGCGTGCACAAGTCGTACATCATCAACCTCGAGCACCTGAAGGGCTTCAGCCGCACCGAAGGCAACATGGCCATGCTCGACAATGGCACCATGATCCCCGTGTCGCGCCGGCGTTTGCCCGATTTCCTCGGATTGATCAATACGTTCTGA
- a CDS encoding histidine kinase, translating to MRACALLVALAAASASEAQQHAFRQVTTRDGLAQSQVRAIAHDADGFLWYGTLGGASRFDGLVFQNRSVQDGLPDPLVSAIALDAEGTLWLGSGNAIVRVQGKRLIEERLPGSDRAARVLSMAAAPGGDLYIGTDGSGVYHRDSKGVHLMAGYPIGAPNVRAMLLLRDGSLLVGHRTGLLHCADGRCADVPVGDAEPKLVSALAEADDGSWWVGTLGSGLYRVATNGALLAEYDEENGLLQNNVRCLLRDDRGRLWIGSKLGLNMLEGKRLRTFTVHQGLPNDNIQCAYQDREGNLWFGTDGAGALRYLGDRFVTFTVKDGLCSDLVMSITADALGDLWLGTYDNGICRMDGMAMITTFDGLPNNTVWCGLLDRDGSLWFGTSEGLAHVVNGVVQRQRGDAPLAGSRVFALHQDSTGRIWCGTREGLYSFDPGTGQFRHETGDHGPQRSVRAIMASADDGLEMVGDDGFFTFREGRFNRIGMDQGLSDHTALCMVRDRAQRTWVGTANGVSCLLPGGVRTIRFADDFGSNYINFLRSDEAGRIWAGTNNGLFRFDADSILTDSSARQHVTMSDGLRGLEFNLNSAHAWTHGRMLFGSATGLVLYQGPVIPGIRAAHATAPGISIHGVRSFLQPSFWKDQCDSLDAEGLPIGLHVDYRRHYLTFDYSATAFARPEEVRYRYRLVGLDPDWLPPTDARFASFSNLPHGQYTFEVIAAAGDGPWSEPAAFSFRIDPPYWARWWFFALCAIAMASVAYAIHRIRASRRARREKTRQLMLRSRMLQLEQQALNANMNRHFVFNALNSIQFHINRQDRATASRYLTSFAKLIRKNLDASQSDTTTLAEELERLELYLKLEHMRFKDKFRYTITVDAGVDANQVRLPAMMLQPYVENSIWHGILPMEGQGHVAITAAPALEPGRVVVRIEDDGIGVEQSQRAKSGVENDHISRGIEITKGRADVLRRLELTDIRIDGPKERSHAASERQRGTIVLIELPVQQVVTNRVEGLQTPHDDYTFGPS from the coding sequence ATGCGTGCCTGCGCCCTGCTTGTTGCCTTAGCCGCCGCTTCTGCGAGCGAAGCGCAACAGCATGCGTTCAGACAGGTCACGACGCGTGATGGCCTCGCGCAGAGCCAGGTGCGCGCGATCGCCCACGATGCCGACGGCTTCCTCTGGTACGGCACCTTGGGCGGAGCCAGCCGGTTCGATGGCCTTGTGTTCCAGAACCGCTCTGTGCAGGACGGCCTGCCGGACCCTTTGGTGAGCGCCATCGCACTTGATGCAGAAGGCACGCTCTGGCTGGGCTCCGGCAATGCCATCGTGCGGGTCCAGGGGAAGAGGTTGATCGAAGAGCGCCTGCCAGGCAGTGATCGCGCAGCACGCGTGCTCAGCATGGCTGCGGCGCCTGGCGGAGACCTGTACATAGGAACGGATGGAAGCGGCGTGTACCATCGAGATTCGAAGGGCGTGCACCTCATGGCCGGGTATCCTATCGGAGCACCGAATGTGCGTGCCATGCTGCTCTTGCGCGATGGTTCCCTGCTCGTTGGGCATCGCACCGGCCTGTTGCATTGCGCCGATGGCCGTTGTGCAGATGTCCCGGTCGGCGACGCTGAGCCGAAGCTTGTGAGCGCTTTGGCTGAGGCCGATGACGGCAGCTGGTGGGTCGGCACCCTTGGCAGCGGCCTTTATCGCGTGGCGACGAACGGCGCATTGCTCGCGGAATACGATGAGGAGAACGGGCTGCTGCAGAATAACGTCCGTTGCTTGCTGCGCGACGACCGGGGCAGATTGTGGATAGGCTCGAAGCTGGGCCTGAACATGCTTGAAGGGAAGCGCCTCCGGACCTTCACGGTGCATCAAGGACTTCCGAACGATAATATCCAGTGCGCTTACCAGGACCGTGAGGGAAACCTGTGGTTCGGGACCGACGGCGCAGGCGCGCTCAGGTATCTTGGGGATCGGTTCGTCACCTTCACGGTGAAGGACGGCCTTTGCAGCGACCTGGTGATGAGCATCACGGCCGATGCCCTAGGCGACCTCTGGCTCGGCACATACGACAATGGCATTTGCCGCATGGACGGCATGGCCATGATCACCACCTTCGATGGCCTTCCGAACAACACGGTATGGTGCGGTCTCCTTGATCGCGATGGCTCGCTCTGGTTCGGCACCAGCGAAGGCCTGGCGCATGTGGTGAACGGCGTGGTGCAGCGCCAGCGCGGCGATGCGCCATTAGCAGGGTCAAGGGTGTTCGCCTTGCATCAAGACAGCACCGGGCGCATCTGGTGCGGCACGCGCGAAGGGCTCTACTCCTTCGATCCGGGCACCGGGCAGTTCCGCCACGAAACAGGTGATCACGGTCCTCAGCGGTCCGTGCGTGCGATCATGGCCTCTGCTGATGACGGGTTGGAGATGGTGGGCGATGACGGCTTCTTCACCTTCCGGGAGGGTCGCTTCAATCGGATCGGCATGGATCAAGGACTGAGCGATCATACGGCGCTCTGCATGGTCCGGGATCGAGCGCAACGTACCTGGGTGGGCACCGCCAACGGGGTCTCTTGCCTGCTGCCGGGCGGTGTCCGCACCATCCGGTTCGCCGATGATTTCGGATCGAATTACATCAACTTCCTCCGTTCGGATGAAGCTGGTAGAATCTGGGCCGGCACCAACAATGGCCTGTTCCGGTTCGATGCCGATAGCATCCTGACGGATTCGTCGGCACGCCAGCACGTGACCATGAGCGATGGCCTGCGCGGTCTCGAGTTCAACCTGAATTCGGCGCACGCCTGGACGCATGGCCGCATGCTCTTCGGCAGCGCGACAGGGCTGGTGCTCTACCAGGGGCCTGTGATTCCTGGCATTCGTGCCGCGCATGCGACGGCACCGGGAATCAGCATCCATGGCGTCCGCTCATTCTTGCAGCCGTCATTCTGGAAGGACCAATGCGACAGCCTCGATGCCGAGGGCCTTCCGATCGGACTGCATGTGGACTACCGGCGGCACTACCTCACCTTCGACTACTCGGCCACGGCATTCGCCCGCCCGGAAGAGGTGCGTTACCGCTATCGCCTGGTGGGCCTCGATCCGGACTGGCTGCCGCCCACCGATGCACGCTTTGCTTCTTTCAGCAACCTGCCGCATGGCCAGTACACCTTTGAAGTGATCGCGGCCGCCGGCGATGGGCCTTGGAGCGAGCCGGCTGCGTTCAGTTTCCGGATCGACCCGCCTTACTGGGCCCGCTGGTGGTTCTTCGCGTTGTGCGCGATTGCAATGGCGTCCGTCGCGTACGCCATCCATCGCATCCGAGCGTCGCGCAGGGCACGGCGCGAGAAGACCCGCCAACTGATGCTGCGCTCGCGGATGCTGCAATTGGAGCAGCAGGCGCTCAATGCCAACATGAACCGCCACTTCGTGTTCAATGCGCTGAACAGCATCCAGTTCCACATCAATCGTCAGGACCGCGCCACCGCCAGCCGCTATCTGACCAGTTTCGCGAAGCTGATCCGCAAGAACCTCGATGCCAGCCAGAGCGATACCACCACCCTCGCCGAGGAATTGGAGCGCCTTGAACTCTACCTGAAGCTTGAGCACATGCGCTTCAAGGACAAGTTCCGGTATACCATCACCGTTGATGCCGGAGTGGATGCGAATCAGGTGCGCCTGCCAGCCATGATGCTGCAGCCCTATGTGGAGAACAGCATCTGGCATGGCATCCTGCCGATGGAGGGCCAGGGGCATGTGGCCATAACGGCGGCACCCGCTCTTGAGCCGGGCAGGGTAGTGGTTCGGATCGAGGATGATGGCATCGGCGTGGAGCAGAGCCAAAGAGCGAAATCGGGGGTTGAGAACGACCACATTTCCCGCGGGATCGAGATCACGAAGGGCAGGGCCGATGTGCTGCGCAGGCTTGAGCTGACGGATATCCGGATAGACGGCCCCAAGGAACGGTCGCACGCGGCCAGCGAACGGCAAAGAGGCACCATCGTGCTCATAGAACTCCCTGTGCAACAGGTCGTAACAAATCGCGTTGAAGGCTTGCAAACGCCCCACGACGACTATACATTTGGTCCGTCATGA
- the thiL gene encoding thiamine-phosphate kinase, translating to MSDTPSRTELSALGEFGLIERIASRIRLHNTSSIKGIGDDAAVIDPQGLHQVVTTDMLLEGVHFDLGYASLRHLGYKAVVVNLSDVYAMNAEPRQVTVALGLSNRFPVEAVDELYAGMLLACKNYGVDLVGGDTSSSRSGLVIGITAIGSAKPEELVYRNGAKENDLLVVSGDLGGAYMGLQVLEREKAVFTETGAQPELTGHEYILERQLKPEARKDIIALLRKLGVRPTSMIDISDGLASESIHIALSSGLGVKIYDEKIPIDPATYQTARDFNLDPTTCALNGGEDYELLFTIAQADYEKVKGNPSLTVVGHMTDEASGHQLVDKQGGQHELRAQGWDAFMKKA from the coding sequence ATGTCAGACACCCCCTCCCGCACCGAGCTCTCCGCCCTCGGCGAATTCGGCCTCATCGAGCGCATCGCCTCGCGCATCCGGTTGCACAACACCAGCTCCATCAAGGGCATTGGCGATGACGCCGCCGTGATCGACCCGCAAGGGCTGCACCAAGTGGTCACCACTGACATGCTCCTTGAGGGCGTGCACTTCGACCTGGGCTATGCTTCGCTTCGCCACTTGGGCTACAAGGCCGTGGTGGTGAACCTCAGCGATGTGTACGCCATGAACGCTGAGCCACGGCAGGTCACGGTGGCGCTGGGCCTCAGCAACCGGTTCCCGGTGGAGGCCGTGGACGAACTGTACGCGGGCATGCTGCTGGCGTGCAAGAACTACGGCGTCGATCTCGTGGGCGGAGATACGAGCAGCAGCCGGAGCGGGCTGGTCATCGGCATCACCGCCATTGGATCGGCCAAGCCGGAGGAACTCGTGTACCGCAACGGCGCCAAGGAAAACGACCTGCTCGTGGTGAGCGGCGACCTCGGAGGCGCATACATGGGCCTGCAGGTGCTGGAACGTGAAAAGGCCGTGTTCACCGAGACAGGCGCTCAGCCGGAGCTCACCGGCCATGAGTACATCCTGGAGCGCCAGCTGAAACCTGAAGCGCGCAAGGACATCATCGCCTTGCTGCGGAAATTGGGGGTAAGGCCCACCAGCATGATCGACATCAGCGATGGACTCGCCAGCGAGTCCATCCATATCGCGCTCAGCTCCGGCCTTGGCGTGAAGATCTACGACGAGAAGATCCCGATCGACCCGGCCACGTACCAGACCGCCCGCGACTTCAACCTCGACCCCACCACATGCGCGCTCAATGGCGGTGAGGATTACGAACTGCTATTCACCATCGCTCAAGCCGATTACGAGAAGGTGAAGGGCAACCCCAGCCTGACCGTGGTGGGCCACATGACCGATGAAGCCAGCGGTCATCAGCTCGTGGATAAGCAGGGCGGGCAGCACGAGCTGCGCGCGCAGGGCTGGGATGCGTTCATGAAGAAGGCCTAA
- a CDS encoding DNA polymerase III subunit alpha yields the protein MYLNCHSWFSFKHGVMKPEALLEEAAKAGVRSFALTDIHCSAGIPDLVRDAQQRFGIRPVAGIEFRQGARLLYIGIAKNNNGFQRLNELLSPHLLDDEAIPERAPELDDAFFIYPFAHAPEQLKPNERVGVKPGELTRLPFSPWAKRTQDLVALMPVTLRNKSDHNVHRLLRTVAKNTVLSMLPKEELAGPDECFRSEEEARRIYREWPQLLGNAERLLEQCSIAFDGSDKTRAAFTSDLRADREKLHRDAREGLRYRYPEVTPKVLARMHHELDVIERMGFISYFLINQDIVDYARSRGFFHVGRGSGANSLVAYCLRITDVDPMELDLYFERFINPARKKPPDFDIDFSWKDRDEVYRYVFNKYNTADGRAGGIHAAQIATYTTFQWRGAIRELGKAVGLPPAEIDALSEGSHGYYARGRPSSYAKSGELDKVAKAVISYSKRLIGMPHHLGIHAGGIVITERPVTRFTALFRPPKGFPVTQISMLECEDMGLHKFDLLSQRGLGHIRDAVELVSQASSHKAQVPSFNAGAHSLEACDQELEPCGFRAAVDIHDIPRFKQDPAIKELLRKGDTIGCFYVESPAMRMLLKKLKVDDYLGLVAASSIIRPGVAESGMMREYLLRHNDPERRKLAPKRLLEIMPETYGVMVYQEDVIRVVHLYGGLDLEESDTVRRGMNIRYRDRPEFKVVEQKFFANCKAFGYPPGEAEEVWRQIQSFASFSFAKGHSASYAVESYQSLYLKAHHPLEFLVGVANNFGGFYRTEFYLHEAKRAGAVIEAPCVNRSEELCSLVKDRQVNGQWRMANGGDHHTPTPIRHSPPPRIFLGLSNIKSLEGDTVQLILNERRRHGPFADLQDLLKRVPLGIEQARILIRVGALRFTGKSKPQLLWDLTLLHRPAAVSSDGDLFITRVEEPKLPDLQFYPLADAYDELELLGFPLCDPFSLVECGEWSVANGEWEMRAQAPFTNSLSPFASAPQFILKRDMDKHIGLRVTMLGYMIHVKTTTTQSGSYMSFGSFIDPAGDFWDSTQFPSVAERFPFRGRGVYRLTGVVEEEFGHCALRTVSMEKLPWKPDPRYGEK from the coding sequence ATGTACCTCAACTGCCACAGCTGGTTCAGCTTCAAGCACGGCGTGATGAAGCCGGAGGCGCTGCTTGAAGAAGCGGCGAAGGCCGGTGTGCGCTCCTTCGCGCTCACCGACATCCATTGCTCAGCGGGCATCCCCGACCTCGTGCGCGATGCGCAGCAGCGGTTCGGCATCCGGCCTGTCGCGGGCATCGAGTTCCGGCAGGGCGCGCGGCTGCTCTACATCGGCATCGCGAAGAACAACAACGGCTTCCAGCGGCTGAACGAATTGCTGAGCCCGCACTTGCTGGATGACGAGGCGATCCCGGAGCGCGCGCCGGAGCTGGATGATGCGTTCTTCATCTACCCGTTCGCGCATGCGCCGGAGCAATTGAAGCCCAATGAGCGTGTGGGCGTGAAACCCGGCGAGCTCACGCGCCTGCCTTTCTCGCCTTGGGCGAAGCGCACGCAGGACCTGGTGGCCCTGATGCCGGTGACGCTGCGCAACAAGAGCGATCACAACGTGCATCGCCTGCTGCGCACCGTGGCGAAGAACACCGTGTTGAGCATGCTGCCGAAGGAGGAATTGGCCGGACCCGATGAGTGCTTCCGCAGCGAGGAGGAAGCGCGCCGCATCTACCGCGAATGGCCGCAACTGCTGGGGAACGCTGAACGCCTGCTGGAGCAATGCAGCATCGCCTTCGATGGCAGCGACAAGACGCGCGCGGCCTTCACCAGCGATCTGCGCGCCGACCGGGAGAAGCTGCATCGCGATGCGCGTGAGGGCCTGCGCTACCGCTACCCGGAGGTGACGCCGAAGGTGCTGGCGCGCATGCACCACGAGCTGGACGTGATCGAGCGCATGGGCTTCATCAGCTACTTCCTCATCAACCAGGACATCGTGGACTACGCGCGCAGCCGGGGCTTCTTCCACGTGGGGAGGGGCAGCGGCGCCAACAGCCTGGTGGCCTATTGCCTGCGCATCACCGATGTGGACCCCATGGAGCTCGACCTCTACTTCGAGCGCTTCATCAACCCCGCGCGCAAGAAGCCGCCCGACTTCGACATCGACTTCAGCTGGAAGGACCGCGACGAAGTGTACCGCTACGTGTTCAACAAGTACAACACAGCCGATGGCCGTGCGGGCGGAATCCACGCCGCGCAGATCGCCACCTACACGACCTTCCAATGGCGCGGCGCCATCCGCGAGCTGGGCAAGGCCGTGGGGCTTCCGCCGGCGGAGATCGATGCGCTGAGCGAGGGCAGCCACGGCTACTACGCACGCGGGCGGCCGAGCAGCTACGCCAAGAGCGGCGAGCTGGACAAAGTGGCGAAAGCCGTGATCAGCTACAGCAAGCGACTCATCGGCATGCCTCACCACCTGGGCATCCATGCGGGCGGGATCGTGATCACGGAGAGGCCCGTCACGCGTTTCACGGCGCTGTTCCGTCCGCCGAAGGGATTCCCCGTGACGCAGATCAGCATGCTGGAATGCGAGGACATGGGCCTGCACAAGTTCGACCTGCTGAGCCAGCGCGGGCTGGGGCATATCCGGGATGCGGTGGAGCTGGTGAGTCAAGCTTCAAGCCACAAGGCTCAAGTCCCAAGCTTCAATGCCGGGGCGCATTCCCTTGAAGCTTGTGACCAGGAGCTTGAGCCTTGTGGCTTCCGCGCAGCGGTCGACATCCACGACATCCCGCGCTTCAAGCAGGATCCCGCCATCAAGGAGCTGTTGCGCAAGGGTGATACCATCGGCTGCTTCTATGTGGAGAGCCCCGCCATGCGCATGCTGCTGAAGAAGCTGAAGGTGGACGATTACCTCGGGCTGGTGGCGGCGAGCAGCATCATCCGTCCTGGTGTGGCGGAGAGCGGCATGATGCGCGAATACCTGCTGCGCCACAACGATCCCGAGCGCCGCAAGCTCGCGCCCAAACGCTTGCTGGAGATCATGCCCGAGACCTATGGCGTGATGGTCTACCAGGAGGATGTGATCAGGGTGGTGCATCTCTACGGCGGGCTGGACCTGGAGGAATCGGACACGGTGCGGCGCGGCATGAACATCCGCTACCGCGACCGGCCGGAGTTCAAGGTGGTGGAGCAGAAGTTCTTCGCAAACTGCAAGGCTTTCGGTTATCCGCCCGGAGAGGCCGAAGAGGTGTGGCGGCAGATCCAGAGCTTCGCCAGCTTCAGCTTCGCGAAGGGCCACAGCGCCAGCTATGCCGTGGAGAGCTACCAGAGCCTCTACCTGAAGGCGCACCATCCGCTGGAGTTCCTCGTGGGCGTGGCCAACAACTTCGGCGGCTTCTACCGAACGGAGTTCTACCTGCACGAGGCGAAGCGCGCGGGTGCTGTGATCGAGGCGCCGTGCGTGAACCGGAGTGAAGAGCTGTGCTCCTTGGTAAAAGACCGGCAGGTGAATGGTCAATGGCGAATGGCGAATGGAGGAGATCACCATACGCCAACTCCTATTCGCCATTCACCTCCTCCCCGCATCTTCCTCGGCCTCTCCAACATCAAGAGCCTTGAGGGCGACACCGTGCAACTGATCCTGAACGAGCGCCGCCGCCACGGCCCCTTCGCCGATCTGCAGGACCTCTTGAAGCGCGTGCCGCTGGGCATCGAGCAGGCGCGCATCCTCATTCGCGTGGGCGCCTTGCGCTTCACCGGCAAGAGCAAGCCGCAGTTGCTGTGGGACCTCACCCTGCTGCACCGCCCCGCTGCGGTCTCAAGCGATGGCGACCTCTTCATCACGCGCGTGGAGGAGCCCAAGCTGCCCGACCTGCAGTTCTACCCGCTCGCCGACGCCTACGATGAGCTGGAGCTGCTCGGCTTCCCGTTGTGCGATCCGTTCTCGTTGGTGGAGTGCGGCGAATGGTCGGTGGCGAATGGCGAATGGGAAATGCGCGCTCAGGCCCCATTCACCAACTCCCTTTCGCCATTCGCCTCTGCCCCTCAGTTCATCCTCAAGCGCGACATGGACAAGCACATCGGCCTGCGCGTGACGATGCTCGGCTACATGATCCACGTGAAGACCACCACCACGCAATCGGGGAGCTACATGAGCTTCGGCTCTTTCATCGACCCCGCGGGCGACTTCTGGGACAGCACGCAGTTCCCCAGCGTGGCGGAGCGCTTCCCGTTCCGTGGCCGTGGCGTGTACCGTTTGACCGGGGTCGTGGAGGAGGAATTCGGGCATTGCGCGCTGCGCACGGTCAGCATGGAGAAGCTGCCGTGGAAGCCGGATCCGCGGTATGGGGAGAAGTGA